ttttttccctcctgcttgAGTGGCTGCAGCCTCAGCAAAGGCAGCAGATGTTTGTggcccctccatccctgcctgcacacagcaccCACGGgcgctgtggctgtgctggctgtcctGCCCACACACACTTCTCACCTGgtggagtggattctgctgcagcacttgggaATGGCCATCCAAacattttccctctctcccctcccGACAGCCCCCCAGCAACCTGCAGGTTTCTCAGAGGTAAATGCCTATGCCATTTTTTAAAGCCACGTTTTGCAGCAGCAGGCCTCCCAGCCCACTGAGTGCAGGAACTGAAACATGAATATCAGACACTTCCAAAATAGCTAAGACTTCCTTTCACTGCTGCTTCACGCTGCTATTAATATCAGCAATATTTAAATCTGGAGTCAACAGTACTGAGTTTGAAAATAGTACTTCctctttttctgtgtttgtcaCACTCAGTGCTGGGGAGAGGCGATGTGTACATTAATTGTTGTTGGTTCTAGTGACAGCTTCCTGCCTGATTTGTTTTAATCCTTTCAGGTAAAAAATGCACCTATGGCAACAAATGCAAATTTTACCATCCAGAGAGACAACATCAAGCTCAGCTTTCGGTTGCTGATGAGCTCAGGGCCAAAACAAAGGTCCCGTTACCCCAGGGTAAGGAGGAGGAGAGGTGTCAGTGCTCCCCGTGCCACGCCTGCACAGAAACTCTGCGGGAAGCCCGAGGCTGCTCGGGGCCCTCCCGCTGCCCAGGCCGGTCCCAGGGCGGCTGCTCGGAGCAGACATTCCGTGCCTGGCCCGGCAGCGCCGGCTCTGACCTGCGGAGGGACCCGCGCCTGCCGCAGCCAGAGCCGCTGCTGGAGAAGATGTCAGCGGTGTCCATCCGTGAGGACACCTACGGCTGCAGCTGGTCCCGGTGCACCTCTCGGGACAGGGGCGTCACggacagcccccagccctgctccgaCCTCAGGCACAAGCTGCTCTCACTTCATCCCCCTCGGGGCTTGGAGCGCCCCGGCTCTCCCGGGTGCCCTTTCCAGAGAGGAGCGCTCCCGGCCGTGCCCGGCGGGATGTGCTCGGAGCGCGGCTGGGCTCGGGAGCGCCCGGGTGTGCCCGGAGGACACGGGAGCCGCTGCTTCCCTCGCGGTGCTCAGCACGAACAGGCCCTGGAGagccagcagcctctgctgcgGCAGTGCCCGGCTCTGTGCCCTGCCCGGCTGCCCCCGTACGGCgagccccatccccatccccatgctCAGCCCCATCCTcatgcccagctccagcagcgctGTGTGCCCGGCCAGCCCCCggggcagccagcccagctggagcccagcGACGGAACGGGATTATTCCAGAACGCCCATGCCTACCCCAGTGCCGCTTACAGGGACTACTGGCACACCCCAGCTGCAAATCCACCCTCTGCCCAGCAAATAAACATacacagggagctgtgctcCCCTTATCCGTACACTGGGATGAGCCAGGTGGTGACTTTGTACCCCAGTATCCAGGATAAGGGCACTGGACCACCTCCCCTGTGAAGACAGGCTCGGGAAGCTgaggctgttcagcctggagcagacaaGTTTGCATGGAGACCTCATAGAAACCTTCCAGCATCTGAAGAGATCCTACAAGGAAGCCAGAGAGGGACTCTTAATCAGGAACTCCAGTGACAGCACACAGGGggatggcttcaaactgagatGGGGTAGGTTTATATCAGATTTGAGGATGAAATCCTTAATTGAGTGGGTGGTGAGACactagaacaggttgcccagagaagttgtggatgccccatgcctggaagtgtttaaggccaggttggatggggctctgaacaGTCTGGTCTGGTGAAaggtgaaaggtgtccctgcccatggcagcagggatgTTGGAACTGCATGATCTTTTATGTCCCTTCCAAGTAAAacacttctgtgattctatgatattGCCTGCTGGACTTTATTGATTGAAAGACGCAGAAATTTGTGAAACCTCCAGAGCAAACCATTCCCAACCAGCACAAATCCCAGGGCAAGAAGATGCTGAGGCTTAACTAACTGAGGCTTATCTGAGTCTTAACTAACTGTTTTAGAGGGTGTTATGGCAAGGATTACAGCTGCTCCAGGAATACAAATACAGGCATCAAGTCAAGGCAAAGGCTGCCACCCACAGCAATGGGATTGCATTCCACCTCCCCTGAAAGAGAACAGGAGGGCTCAGGGTTACTGGGCTGCCAGCACTTGAACCTCACTGGGGCCTGGGTTGAGGATGGCACAGATTTTCATTAACACCCTGAAACACTAGATGTGATTTTAGAGTCCAACCTATGGTTCAACTTCTGTAAAAGAACTGTGCTTGCTCAGCCAGCACAGAAGGTGATTTGGCCTGTTCCCtagcacagggctgtgctccctgttGGAAGGCAGCTCTGGGTCCCTGTCATCACTTGATCCAAGCCCAGCCCGCTGCCAGGAGGCTTTCAGAGCTACATCTCGTGCTTCTAAAGCCATGCTGAGAGCACACAGAACcccagcagaggggctggaggtgcACCAGAGCACCTGAAGGAAGACACAGGTACATTTCTCAGAAAAGGGACACACAGAGCATAAATAAAATCAGGGAAGTCATCTTCAATGTAAGTCCTGGTGTGGACTGAGGGCTTGGGGCtggtaattaaaaaaatccagaagtCCAGATGAtgctaaagagaaaaaaaaataaaaaaagcttgaaagtgtctcctgcacaagtgtctcctgcactGAACAAGAAATCTATTGTTGACTTAACTCACAATTACCAAACGTGGCCCCAAAATGCAATTATACAGTAAACCATGTTCTGTTAGGACATGTTTGATTTCCAGTAAGCTGTAAAGCTGCTAATCTCTGCATTATTCCACCAAATGCTTCAGGTTCAGTTCAATTAGCAAGGTTGATCCTGGAGGCTTTTTGGCATTATACCAAAGTTTAAGTATGTCAGTATGacatgttttaaaaatgttttaacacaTTATAAAATGTGTTCTGTAACATCTTTAACACTTTGTCCTAAATAATGTCTTCATTTTCTGGATTTTACTTacgtggtgggtttttttgttgttattttgtttagtttttggttttgttttcttttttcctgcagtCCCAGTCATCTTAGAACTCTTGCTTCAACATTCAGGTGGGATTTTCAAGCTCTCTGACCCTACAGTATCTCATTTCTCTGAAGTGAGTACAGGTTATTAGTTCCAGGCAGGAATTAAACACAGTCCTCAATGAGAAGCTGGAATTCTGTTGCTTCTGCAAAGGTAGCAGTAATTTACCCTTAGTGACATTAGCACATGATGAATTTTTTGAAAGCTGTGATAGTTTGACCTGTTTGCCTCTGGAAACCACCACcagcttttggttttttggtgtttttttttattatgatCTTTGAAGAAtctgcagaaaataaatatactgTGTCTATTTAATTTCTTATGCCCCTATGGTTGGCTCCAAGAAACAGCAATTTGGATTTTGGAGGTGCAACTTATATTCATAGAACATGACTGTATTTTCCATATCTCCTATGCATTATTGGAATGGCTTACAAATTTATCCACTACATATTACATAAGGATTAGAAGTTCTAACAAACCAGAAGTTAAAACAAAACTATGGAATAAATTCTCTGTGACATACCTCAAAAAATACTAGAGACAAAATGTGATGCCAAGTGGAAAAATACCTTCCACCCAAACAGAGCAAGTTCCAAATGGCAGCATccagaaaacacacacacagcaatGGAGCAGGATGTAACTGTGCATGTCAACATCAATttccatgtctggcatgcacaTTACATATTTCAATACACAAAGCACTTAAAAATCCATGGGAAAATTGGCACACTGCCTTTACATGGTGCCCTTGGCTTGCTGGAGATGTGCatgaacttttctccttttcctttgagGATGCACAGGAATTTGGTGGTTGTTCAAAGCCCTCtcaatgtttaatttttttccttttaatttctgtCATATTTACTGAGAATCTTTTTGTAAAATACATAGAATGTGTGCTCTGCTGAGAAAGTGTCTGAGCAAATAAATCAGACCTTGGTGCTAAACAGAACTTGATTTCTCTTGGCTCTTGTGCTCACCAGAGTGTTGTTTCTCATGGGGATTTTGTCGGAagggcagctcagcagcagcgcTGTGTCACTGCCTgaggagctctgctgctggccgGGAGCCCACAGAAAGCAGGGAGTGCTTCCCTGTTCCACCACAGCACGAGCACATGGGgctcaggagctcctgctgcagggccttTGGCACTTTCCAGAGCAGGGATTGCTGTCTGCCTTTGTcgggccctggagcagggaaagggctgAGAACAGAAGGGAGGCGGCGGCTCTTGGACACAGGGCATTTGAGAGGCTGTTGCTATTTGGTGTCTCTGCTGAGATGCATTTGAGGCCAGCTCTCGCTGCCAAGTTGCAAATGAGCCCATAAATCTTAACAGGCTCAGAAAGCCCTTGATGTTCTTTGCTTTTTGGTTGTCAAGGCTCTTTTAGAAGAAGCTGGAAGCGCTGAGAGCAATCTTCCGGGAGATGGGCTGCTTTCCCAAGGGAGACTTGCAGAGCTGCCAAGtttgtttcaagaaaaaaagtcaggaaaaaaaaagccaaaaaaaaaaaaagccagagaaaaaaatccttttactTTCTCTACACTCAGCCCTTCCCCAAAAAGGCAGAAAGCCAGAGACACCCTCCCTTGCAAGGGGCTAGGGAAACTAAACACAAATATTTCACTGAGAAATCTTGGGTCAGCCCTGCAATAGCTCCTCAGCATAAGaagggggaaggaaggagggtgCTCTTTGCAGTCCTGGGCACCCCAACACACCTCCCACCATCTCTGCTAAAATACAGAACTCACTCCTTCACAGAACATGGGTGACAAGCCTACTCATGTGGTGAGCTGAGGTACCATAAGAATTAATGCCATGAACAGTCTATAAAGCTGATAATCTTGCTTGGTATCAAATACTTGTATTTGCCAATTATTCTGAGAAATCTTGGTAATATTTTAACTCAGTTCCCACAAAAACTGGCACAATTTATAAGTAAATATTTGAACTAAtcacaaaaaattaaatagaacATGACTTCTCTCTGCCTTAAGAAATGTTGGGAGGAACAAGGCCTGTACTTCACCAAGTGTGACAAACTCTTGCACTCACTCATGGATACACAAGACTGCTGTAGGATCTATCTCCCATGCACTGGGGGGACTAGGATGCTTTGAACCCTTGAGAAGAGTTTAATACTACAGCACCATTAGCATTATTGAGAAAGTGCTGTGGCTTGCAATTGatagcaaagggattttttaatAGTATTTTAGCCACATCCCTTCTCCACCCCCAGCTGGGCTCACTGCCTTGAAGTCTTGCAGCAGGCTCAGAGGAGCTCTTCAGTGAGATGTGCTGATGTGCTGACTTTGCAAATGCAGCCCAAAGGACACGGcagtggagcagagcagggagagaacaCAGCCCATGTGAGAGATGAGCCACAGAGCCAGGACAacccctcagggctggcagggctggcagtgcagTCAGGAAACTGGATGATGTGCATGAATGGTGGCATCAGGATTGTTCACCCTAACCACACTCACAGCTCCTCCTCTTTCCCTGAGTCAAACTGTTTCCTCATCTTCCCTTTCTTCTCCCATCCTTGTTGGGCTCAGGACTTCCATTGCACCTACAATTCCCTAGTTTGGGCATGGAAGGGAATTACTAACACTGCTGGTTCCATACAGAAGACAAATGGGCATTAGCACTTGATGgcagaagaaaaagataaaCTAGGAGCAGGCAGCAAAATATGGGTGGCATAAAAAAAAATGCCACACTGGACAAACAAGTAGATTTTCtcaggaaaagaacaaaaaagatATTAAATACAATTAATGAATAGTAGAGCTTGAAGAAGCAAGTACTGAATGTCACACATGGTAGGATGAACATTGGAACGGCCCTGCTGTGCAAAGTAAGGCTGAAAAAGGTGACTGCCATCCAACTGCACACTTGCAAGACTGAGCAAAGCAGGCCCAGCTCTCCTGTGGCTCTCAGCTTGCTGAATTTAGAATCTGTAATTTAATACCTGCAGAGACTCCAAACAACTGAGAAAAGTGCTAAATAAGAAGCAGCATCAGCTGTAGTAACCAAATGAGCTACAACACTGAACACAAAGTCAGGACAAAGATAACTTCACCATCTGGTGATTTTATTTCCAGATTAGACTTTGTTTTACTGCAGGAATTAAAGTTCTCCTGGCATGGTCAGGAGGAGAGCTGTGCAGAGACCAGAACTGCCTACAAGGACTGAAGAACAGCCAAGGCTTGccaagggggcagcaggagaagcccagaggaattgtgaTGGCTTTTACCACTTGAACTGGTAAACAGCAAAATGCACTTCATTAAATAACCCCACATTCTCCAGCTATAGGGAAATCTAAATCCTAAGGAGTGCCATGATGCCCTGGCAAAGTTGCAGTCCACCCCCCACAGCTCCAAAAGTGGAGCTAAGGAAAATTTAGTAGACAAGCAGATTTGTTATTGCCAAAATATACACAACCATTGGCAGACAATTATAAGTGTTATTCAAAAACATCATCAGAATGAGAAATACTGAGTTCTCTCCACAGGAGGTCCTGTTAGGAAGAGGCTGAAGTGAATACAGAAGCTTGTAAAAATGTTATTTCCAGCAGGGAAACATTCTCTGAGAACTTCAGCATCTGCATATCCTTTTGTTCATAACGTAATATATGACATGTGGTAGATTTGGAGACCTGGCTCCACTTAAAGAAGCAGATGGAAGATCTTTAAATCTTTAGAGCATCTTTCCTAGGTCATATTTAAACCTTACAGAAGGTGAAAAGAAGTGAATACCAATTTAAAtggaagtaaaataaaaaatattatggggaaaaaggcagagaaTCCAATTTTCTATATCAGTAGAAAAAGTAATCAAGTTATTTCTGTTATTTCGGTTCATCTTCTATGATATTGATAAGCAACTGGGGATGGTATTTGGGAGACACTGGTTTAGGCCAGCCTCTGCACTTTGCTCTTTGATGTTCTAATGTTTGAATTTGCCCGCAGCCAAATGGAAGCCTGTAGGGAACGTCCCGCAGCCGACATCCCTAGACATGCACCGATATTTCTAGAAAACACGGTGGCCAAGTCCGCCACAAGGTGTCAATGTGGCAGCACTAGAAGCAGGCTTTGCTGCTCCGAGGCCTCTTTGACACACGGCGGTGCCGTGCGCTCGGGGAaatccaggcagcaggagctgccccgggagcagcaggaggagctgccctgagagcagagggatctgccccaggagcagcagcaggagctgcccaggagcagcagcaggagctgcccgggagcagcgggagctgcccaggagcagcagcaggagattccctgagagcagagggatctgccccgggagcagcaggagcagcgccGGGACTCGGTGCACCGCAGGCTCCGCGGGCCGGGCTCGGCCTGCTCGGCACAGACGCTCCCCTGCCGAGGACCCGGCCTGAGAGGCTCCCGCAGGCCGAAGGAAACCACGGGTGAGGCTCGATCTCACCGGCAGAGCCAATTCTGGTGCCTTCTGTGAAGGCCCTGGGGAGCTTCTCCTACGTTACCCCACACTGGATCGTTCCTATGTCTGTCCCTATGTCCCTGAGGCACTCCCTCCCATTCCCATGACTGGCCCTTATCCTTGCACTGCCCCGAGACCGGGGTCAGCCCCCAGGCCCCTGGGAAGAGAGAGCCGGGCCCTCTATCCCTCCATGTGTGTGTCTGGGGCCTGAACATCTCACCGCGCGGCTGAATTTAACATCTGTGGATATTATGCAAAGGCTCTTTTTGCTTCCTTACCTTGGACTATGCCAGCAGCAgttcaggctgcagcagcttcctGCGAGCTGGAATCGCGGCGCTGTTACCCCGCCACACACGCCCGACCTCGTCCCGCGGTTTGTGTCCGGCGGTCCTGCAGGGCTCACAGCAGCTTGGGCGGGCTCTGGGCCGCAGCAGGGTCAGGCCGTGGAGCACTGAGAGACAAATGCACAATAACAGGTTTCAGAAAGGGCGCATTTTACAAAATTTACCCTTTATTCCGTCTCTTTATTCTCCCCTCACCTGCAGTTCAGGCTGTGACTGCTCTGCCATCGGCGGCTCAGGATTTATCTTGGCCGCGGCCCAGGCGCTGCTGCCAGGCTTTCCtttcagggcagcagccctgggaaagtCACTCGGGGTTAAGTTTAGAGTTCCAGGTTGGCACATTCTTAACGCAAGCCAAAAATAAGTGTGAATGGGGATCAATTTTATGAATTTGCTGAGCTGCCAATTATATTTTAAAGCTGAAATCTGAAACTAGGTTTGCCAGTGGATAAGTATCACAGCCAATCCTTAGGCAGAAATTAATTGAAAAAATACTCTGCAAGCCCAGATAGCCTCGCCTTACAAATGTTATCTCCCATGTCTTTCCTAGTGGACTTTGGACATTGGCAGTCAATCAGAACATAGGGGATTTTAACTAATTAAGTTTATTGCCTTGTATGTGTCAATCAGCAGTTAGGTGGATATGCAACAAATATTCCCAGCATGCGACTGTAAGGCAGCACTGGGGGGCGGAGGGGGGGATGCAGGGGGAAACTTCTCCCAGAATAAACCAGCACAAGCTCCTACTGCATTCCTTTCTTTTATACCTTCTTTCCTTGCATTTTTGGGGAGCCTTGTACAGTTGCCCAAAGCCAGGCATTGGGTTGTGCTCCTACATCTCAacagaactgaaaataaaattctccACTCGCCGGCAGAGGCTGGATGTGCAACTCAGCACTTGGAGCCCTGAGCTCACAGGCATCTGAAACCTGCCTGCAGCCTTGTTTCTAAGCTCCTTGCCAGAGGCAGAAATAACCCTGTGGGTCCAGCTGTCACATCACCAGTggagcagcaaaactggcttgAAGGCAGGATTTCCTGATGGAGCCTGTATTTGTTCACACGCCAGCAGATAATTCCCAATACTGCGCCATACTCCATTTCATTTCTCAGGCGTGCTTGAAATGCTGCATTTGTGGTGCCCAGCTCTTGGTTTTCAGGGCTCAGTACAGTTTTGAATGCAGTTTATCCCATTTCAAGGCAGATTTACATCAGAGCCATTAGCACTGATACTACAAAAGCTACACACGCTTTCTAAACTTTGTAGTATGTAAAATAATCCGTGAAAAACAGAAGACATCCCCATCCTTCTTGAACAGCTTCTAAAGCAAATTTTCCAGAGGACACAGACAAATTCATGACATACAAATTGTATAGGTCTTATTtataaaaatgtatatatatacaaaataaaattttattattaaaatatgtgAAATAATGTATAAAAAGCATGTTCCATTGTATTGACACTGAGCTGCAATCCAAAAGGACCAACCTCAAGTGCTGTGCGCAGTTTTGGTCACCATAATATAAAAAAGATACAGAGCTATGAGAAAGCATCCAAAGGAGGTccatgaggatggtgaagggtctgAGAGGAAGCTGTATGAGGATCAGCTGAGGTCAtgtggtctgttcagcctggaggagactgaggggagaccttgCTGTAATTATCTTCAACATCCTCACAAGGCAAAGCAGAGGGGCAGACAGTGATCTCTTCACTCTTGAGACCAGTGACAGAACCTGAGAAAATGGCATGAAGCTg
This sequence is a window from Zonotrichia albicollis isolate bZonAlb1 chromosome 3, bZonAlb1.hap1, whole genome shotgun sequence. Protein-coding genes within it:
- the ZC3H12D gene encoding putative ribonuclease ZC3H12D: MALAGSISSKAAPPHSRKVSAAGVEVHQSKMDFFCKLGYGKQDICKVLENLGQEALEDDVLKELIRMGSKPQALEDQAQPSQLKLVARGSCSTSPGLKWPGEDESDSSDSLRPIVIDGSNVAMSHGNKEVFSCWGIQLAVDWFRERGHTDIKVFVPLWRKEPPRQDSPIADQHILEELEKQSILVYTPSRKVKGKRVVCYDDRYIVKVAYESDGVIVSNDHYRDLQNENPEWKWFIEQRLLMYSFVSNRFMPPDDPLGRHGPTLSNFLSKKPVLPEKKWQPCPYGKKCTYGNKCKFYHPERQHQAQLSVADELRAKTKVPLPQGKEEERCQCSPCHACTETLREARGCSGPSRCPGRSQGGCSEQTFRAWPGSAGSDLRRDPRLPQPEPLLEKMSAVSIREDTYGCSWSRCTSRDRGVTDSPQPCSDLRHKLLSLHPPRGLERPGSPGCPFQRGALPAVPGGMCSERGWARERPGVPGGHGSRCFPRGAQHEQALESQQPLLRQCPALCPARLPPYGEPHPHPHAQPHPHAQLQQRCVPGQPPGQPAQLEPSDGTGLFQNAHAYPSAAYRDYWHTPAANPPSAQQINIHRELCSPYPYTGMSQVVTLYPSIQDKGTGPPPL